A single Choristoneura fumiferana chromosome 9, NRCan_CFum_1, whole genome shotgun sequence DNA region contains:
- the LOC141430847 gene encoding cytochrome P450 6B4-like yields the protein MLSVILCGVLGLLAAAYYYLYRKNTVLERKRPAAYRSFTCRWKLLEYITGEQSLGDVCVKICHQFPKEPIIGTVYGTEPAVIVKDPEILKIVFTKDFYYFNSREQAAHTHKELTFRNVFSEAGDRWRVLRQNLTPLFSSSKMKAMFHLIELNTKMYAKLLEEETKVSLVQDIKELNLRYTMDCIGSCIFGLETNVLSDNSETNPFRQIGKSIFDFNFNRRIRLIMRSIWPSIYFAFKMQNYQKNMGIFFENLLEGVFNSRNNQPGARNDFIDYLLTFKSKDYIEGDAMASMKSKELNGSKIQIKVTHDMLAAQSLVFFAAGFETSSTTMTFSLFELAKHQDVQQRVYEELTKYLKKTEGKVTYEVTSELPYMEACVDEALRLYPVLGTLTREVVEDYTLPNGVKLEKGVRVFIPTHYMHKNPDYWPEPLKYDPERFFGDNKHTPYTYFPFGEGMRVCLGKRFGRMQMYAGLVSILRKYRVELAPGMPRDIEVDPQSIVIVPKNPVLLKFIERN from the exons ATGCTCTCTGTAATCCTGTGCGGCGTGTTAGGCCTCTTGGCCGCGGCTTATTACTATCTTTACCGCAAAAACACAGTATTGGAAAGGAAGAGGCCTGCCGCATACCGAAGCTTCACTTGTCGTTGGAAATTACTGGAATATATAACGGGAGAGCAAAGTCTTGGCGACGTGTGTGTAAAAATTTGCCACCAATTCCCAAAAGAACCAATCATCGGGACCGTCTATGGAACCGAACCAGCGGTCATTGTTAAGGATCCCGAGATACTCAAGATTGTATTCACAAAAGATTTCTACTATTTTAACAGCAGAGAACAAGCTGCGCACACTCATAAGGAGCTAACATTTAGGAATGTATTCAGCGAGGCTGGCGACCGCTGGAGAGTGCTTCGGCAGAATTTGACACCCCTGTTCTCATCGTCCAAAATGAAGGCCATGTTCCACCTCATCGAGCTTAATACCAAAATGTATGCTAAGTTGCTCGAAGAAGAAACGAAAGTTTCCCTCGTACAGGATATCAAGGAGTTAAATTTAAGGTACACCATGGACTGCATCGGATCATGCATTTTTGGCTTAGAAACCAATGTTCTAAGCGACAATTCAGAAACAAATCCTTTTAGGCAAATCGGCAAAAGTATATTTGACTTCAATTTCAATCGTAGAATACGACTGATAATGAGATCAATTTGGCcaagtatttattttgcatTTAAGATGCAAAACTATCAGAAGAATATGGGCATTTTCTTCGAAAATCTACTTGAAGGCGTATTTAACTCTAGAAACAACCAGCCAGGAGCAAGAAACGATTTTATAGATTACCTCTTGACTTTTAAATCAAAAGACTATATCGAAGGAGATGCGATGGCGTCCATGAAATCAAAGGAGCTGAATGGCAGTAAGATACAGATAAAAGTTACTCATGACATGTTAGCTGCGCAGAGTTTAGTGTTCTTTGCTGCTGGTTTTGAAACTTCATCGACAACTATGACCTTCTCGCTTTTTGAGCTGGCTAAACACCAAGATGTTCAACAACGTGTGTATGAAGAATTGACGAAGTATTTGAAGAAGACGGAGGGAAAAGTAACGTACGAGGTGACCAGTGAGCTGCCTTACATGGAGGCTTGCGTGGACGAGGCTCTTCGCTTGTACCCCGTGTTGGGGACATTGACACGAGAGGTGGTTGAGGACTACACTCTTCCTAACGGCGTGAAGCTTGAGAAAGGCGTGCGCGTGTTCATCCCAACACATTACATGCATAAGAATCCAGATTATTGGCCAGAGCCGCTGAAATATGATCCGGAGAGATTTTTTGGTGACAACAAGCACACGCCTTACACATATTTCCCATTCGGCGAAGGCATGAGGGTTTGTTTAG GCAAACGCTTCGGCCGTATGCAGATGTATGCAGGTCTCGTATCGATCCTGAGGAAATACAGAGTTGAGCTGGCCCCAGGAATGCCTCGCGACATCGAGGTCGATCCCCAGTCAATAGTCATCGTACCCAAGAACCCTGTGCTACTCAAGTTCATCGAGCGCAATTGA